A stretch of Toxoplasma gondii ME49 chromosome V, whole genome shotgun sequence DNA encodes these proteins:
- a CDS encoding hypothetical protein (encoded by transcript TGME49_213530), which produces MGNVCGKGGFLHSGVEVDLEALYSSSYVAEGNKKAEETALKHFAKMTEAEWNIVMTKGPCGWRMRLPPKPATNKSSVDVESKHDRQFAAEKSGTKDEGRSRIRSFRESVALVIAPGSTINTNTPRSVRGCEVDIIHEGCCTVRFDTLNPYNYDEEDDDEESMIKTELYNLSSPVGKEHLTAGKKHILHPKPVILQSTLPLPPQEGDVLGVLLCRRTGTVLFLLNGAPIKAVSFPDIILNETDPSSFTAAEDHRPPPSAPDIYVTIGVIGRGECEINFGGKTYTAHGYIKDISGGIIRSNAPIQARVFGQRLANFSQMLAELQLFYQIHCPVMLPKAKGMVVMNISRREVGGLQKLLEQEFEEELKANYGKSLQDIERINDLLRRRYQADLNRVSLRRKQSVERMLTEYHRVHRATVEATKIDQLAEQALTKPKAVDAYLRDKYGNGINILLQKRLEQIYDAYAPENRSEIPILVQTYPLFDDEFQLYCKLKVKYNLDLFTFSPLDSASSDLAAIRKNLRPKMPKKLQLLEGEELPTGEGLRGSDPATSRRKSRRVDATGSMLAKERKSVRRASRAVAGMAAAAAAATAAAQAAENAAAAAAAAAAAAAAANVKEHDLNKEKMREAREERRKERDLRRKSRLERDTLKDVIEQGGREQDEEGARANPTLKAVTEDTRNDTVEAEKETSHTPLGKEGEKESCAATLKVGNSSEEELEPCKHAKKPSAEAADQKRHASLKSQDEETETPAADETGNSDRPAHGRQIKSVRISTVALPHDTDSSRYELPSDDEERNNEENSGRVPPHDEHGNNRDESETIALPSTEDQTYGGNPYPGAQQPQEEPDTCGLFGPTENTEDVDEERNGTGDKEPSPPTASSPSGEREYTNGTQRRRFSPEYLFNSADITPWQRGHSPTRLESRMSSQGVHVFPAVEPAPAYIAPPPHTYPLICRIVFSPEVADASSAAENGSVCNENAHAEDSSPLHGEDDDSLKRENKSVCPSSLAPEVEPSNVTSASELRNQEPVPLRKASETSLSDDEAERSEATESVDPFEDSLTLHHEDPNIDQEDGRQNCASVSTVLMETAKGFVEDVVRRSSQLTGLDLVQNLVKLQSP; this is translated from the exons ATGGGGAACGTTTGCGGAAAGGGTGGGTTTCTTCACAGCGGCGTCGAAGTAGACCTGGAGGCCCTCTATTCCTCTAGCTACGTAGCTGAGGGTAATAAGaaagccgaggagacagcgcttAAGCACTTTGCGAAGATGACAGAGGCTGAATG GAACATTGTAATGACAAAGGGCCCGTGCGGCTGGAGGATGCGCTTGCCGCCAAAGCCGGCAACAAATAAGTCTAGCGTAGATGTCGAGTCCAAGCATGATCGGCAGTTTGCAGCAGAAAAGAGCGGAACaaaagacgaaggcagaagcCGCATCCGCAGTTTCCGGGAGTCCGTGGCCCTTGTAATTGCTCCTGGGTCTACCATTAATACAAACACTCCTCGATCTGTGAGAGGCTGTGAGGTGGATATCATTCATGAAGGATGCTGCACTGTACGATTCGATACTCTGAATCCCTATAACTATGACGAGGAAGATGATGACGAGGAATCTATGATAAAAACAGAACTTTATAATCTTTCGTCCCCTGTGGGCAAGGAGCATCTAACAGCTGGCAAGAAGCACATTCTTCACCCGAAGCCCGTTATTCTCCAGTCAActctcccgcttcctccCCAG GAGGGCGATGTCCTCGGAGTTCTCCTTTGTCGAAGAACCGGTACAGTTCTGTTTTTGCTTAACGGAGCACCGATCAAAGCCGTGAGCTTCCCCGATATAATTTTGAACGAGACGGACCCAAGTTCGTTCACCGCCGCGGAAGACCATCGTCCGCCGCCGTCAGCTCCAGATATTTACGTGACCATCGGCGTGATAGGCAGAGGCGAGTGTGAGATTAACTTCGGTGGGAAAACTTATACCGCGCATGGGTACATCAAAGACATCAGTGGAGGCATCATTCGGTCAAACGCGCCCATCCAAGCTCGTGTCTTTGGCCAGCGCCTCGCCAACTTCTCTCAGATGCTT GCCGAACTACAACTATTCTACCAGATCCACTGTCCTGTTATGCTTCCCAAAGCGAAAGGCATGGTTGTAATGAATATCTCCAGAAGAGAGGTAGGTGGTCTCCAGAAACTGCTGGAACAG GAATTCGAAGAGGAACTAAAGGCCAACTACGGAAAGAGCCTCCAGGAT ATCGAGAGAATCAACGACCTGTTACGTCGGAGGTATCAAGCCGACCTTAACCGAGTCTCCCTCCGACGCAAACAAA GTGTCGAAAGAATGCTGACGGAGTATCACCGCGTTCACAGAGCCACGGTGGAGGCTACCAAGATCGAC CAACTGGCCGAGCAAGCATTGACGAAGCCTAAGGCGGTTGATGCGTATCTAAGAGATAAATACGGAAATGGAATCAATATTCTCCTCCAG AAACGGCTGGAACAGATATACGATGCTTACGCTCCGGAAAACAGATCTGAAATCCCTATACTGGTTCAAACGTATCCAC TTTTCGATGACGAGTTCCAGTTGTACTGCAAATTGAAAGTGAAGTACAACTTGGACTTGTTCACATTTTCGCCCCTTGACAGCGCATCGAGTGACTTGGCAGCGATTCGTAAGAACCTACGGCCGAAGATGCCGAAGAAGCTACAGCTTCTTGAGGGGGAAGAACTCCCAACCGGCGAGGGGCTGAGAGGATCCGATCCTGCAACAAGTAGGCGCAAAAGCCGCCGCGTAGACGCTACCGGTTCCATGCTGGCCAAAGAACGAAAGAGTGTGCGAAGAGCAAGTCGCGCGGTTGCGGGCATggctgcggcggcggcggcagcCACAGCAGCGGCACAAGCGGCGGAAAAtgcggcagctgcagcagcggcagctgcagcagcggcagctgctgcaaATGTGAAGGAACACGACCTAAATAAAGAGAAAATGCGGGAAGCCCGTGAGGAGCGGCGCAAAGAACGAGATTTGCGCCGGAAAAGTAGACTCGAAAGAGATACGTTGAAGGACGTGATTGAGCAGGGGGGGAGGGAGCAGGACGAGGAAGGTGCCAGAGCGAATCCGACGCTGAAAGCGGTAACGGAGGATACGAGAAACGACACtgtggaagcagaaaaagagacaagccACACACCACTAGGCAAGGAGGGTGAGAAGGAGTCGTGTGCAGCTACGTTGAAAGTCGGAAACAGCAGCGAGGAGGAGTTGGAACCCTGTAAACACGCTAAGAAGCCGAGTGCGGAAGCGGCGGATCAAAAACGCCATGCATCTCTCAAAAGCCAggacgaggaaacggagactcCAGCGGCAGACGAAACTGGAAATTCGGATAGGCCTGCACATGGCCGACAAATCAAGTCCGTTCGGATTTCTACAGTGGCGCTTCCTCACGACACGGACTCGAGCAGATACGAACTCCCCAGCGATGACGAAGAACGGAATAACGAAGAGAACTCGGGTCGCGTGCCTCCTCATGACGAACATGGAAACAACCGTGACGAGAGTGAGACAATAGCTCTGCCGTCGACAGAAGATCAAACATATGGTGGGAACCCATATCCTGGCGCGCAACAGCCGCAAGAAGAACCAGACACCTGTGGTTTGTTTGGACCGACAGAGAACACGGAGGACGtagacgaggagagaaatggaACCGGGGACAAGGAGCCTAGCCCCCCCACCGCTTCGTCACCATCAGGTGAGCGTGAGTACACAAATGGAACTCAGAGGCGGAGGTTTTCGCCTGAATATCTGTTCAACTCTGCTGACATAACGCCCTGGCAACGTGGCCATTCCCCCACACGACTTGAGAGCCGAATGTCTTCACAGGGGGTGCATGTCTTTCCGGCGGTTGAACCGGCTCCCGCATACATAGCGCCACCACCACACACCTACCCCTTGATCTGTCGAatcgtcttttctccagaggTAGCAGATGCATCGAGTGCTGCAGAAAATGGCTCCGTCTGCAACGAGAACGCTCACGCGGAAGACAGCTCTCCGCTacacggagaagacgacgacagtctcaagcgagagaacaaaaGTGTGTGTCCATCTTCACTGGCGCCTGAGGTGGAGCCGAGTAACGTGACTTCCGCGAGCGAGTTAAGGAATCAGGAGCCTGTCCCTCTCAGAAAAGCAAGTGAAACCTCTCTAAGCGACGATGAGGCAGAACGCTCCGAGGCCACTGAGAGTGTTGACCCCTTTGAAGACTCCCTCACATTGCATCACGAAGACCCTAATATTGACCAGGAGGATGGACGGCAGAACTGTGCTTCAGTTTCCACAGTTCTAATGGAGACGGCAAAGGGTTTCGTTGAAGATGTGGTTAGACGAAGCAGTCAGCTGACTGGGCTCGATTTAGTTCAGAATTTGGTGAAATTGCAGAGTCCATAG